A genomic window from Silene latifolia isolate original U9 population chromosome 11, ASM4854445v1, whole genome shotgun sequence includes:
- the LOC141612212 gene encoding polyubiquitin, whose protein sequence is MHEISMKELTVSSLRDDEGCVSCIYTPFLFSFKPPLNLNHLKIPSPLNIQIFACLLFKTMQLIIVTYAGHFFIDVHPQEPILEIKQKISNTLSISITSQTLDVLGLELIDGLDLGDYPMIVEGTKIDLFVDSSFYDMAPMELEHDHDNKILVTIKFSSRQINIEVEVTETVQSLKEKIHILDGTPTKRMSLYISGLEMDEECRYLGEYGVQEFSEISVSLKSMNRVKVEPSTRKLSMVIQTSISLLSASIPLEMKDSCSVNEVRQLLLSRKILPVDDYIFIHKQRIMRDSCTLRWHGVENGDYLYVFTGTVSKDGR, encoded by the coding sequence ATGCATGAAATCAGCATGAAAGAACTGACAGTAAGCTCATTGCGCGATGATGAAGGCTGCGTTTCATGTATATATACACCCTTCTTATTTTCTTTCAAACCACCACTAAATTTAAATCATTTGAAGATTCCATCACCTTTAAACATACAAATATTCGCTTGTCTGCTCTTCAAAACAATGCAGCTCATCATAGTCACCTATGCCGGCCATTTTTTCATTGATGTTCATCCCCAAGAACCTATTCTTGAGATTAAGCAAAAGATATCTAACACCCTATCCATCTCAATCACTTCACAAACACTTGATGTCCTTGGCTTAGAACTTATTGATGGCCTAGACTTGGGTGATTATCCCATGATTGTCGAGGGCACAAAAATAGATCTCTTTGTCGACTCCTCTTTCTATGATATGGCTCCTATGGAGCTCGAGCATGATCATGACAATAAGATCCTTGTCACCATCAAATTTTCTTCTAGACAAATTAACATAGAGGTAGAGGTGACGGAAACCGTGCAAAGCTTGAAAGAAAAGATTCACATTCTTGATGGAACTCCAACCAAGAGGATGTCTCTATATATTTCGGGTTTAGAAATGGATGAAGAGTGTCGGTATCTAGGTGAGTATGGTGTACAAGAATTTTCAGAGATCTCAGTCTCCCTTAAAAGTATGAACAGAGTTAAGGTAGAGCCTTCCACTAGGAAGCTAAGCATGGTGATTCAAACTTCAATAAGTCTACTTAGTGCGAGCATTCCATTGGAGATGAAGGACTCATGCTCTGTGAATGAAGTAAGGCAACTGCTGTTAAGCCGAAAGATTCTTCCTGTGGATGACTATATTTTTATCCACAAGCAAAGGATTATGCGTGATAGCTGTACTCTTCGCTGGCATGGTGTTGAGAATGGGGACTATCTTTATGTTTTCACAGGAACAGTGAGTAAGGATGGACGTTAG